A single Capricornis sumatraensis isolate serow.1 chromosome 20, serow.2, whole genome shotgun sequence DNA region contains:
- the LOC138097113 gene encoding large ribosomal subunit protein P1-like, with protein sequence MASISELTCISSALILQGLFAKALVNVNVGSLICNVGAGGPAPAAGAAPAGGLAPSITAAPAEKEGEAKKEESGESDDDMGFGLFD encoded by the exons ATGGCCTCAATCTCAGAGCTCACCTGCATCTCCTCTGCCCTCATTCTGCAAG GCTTGTTTGCAAAGGCTTTGGTCAATGTCAACGTCGGGAGCCTCATCTGCAATGTGGGGGCTGGTGGACCTGCCCCAGCAGCTGGTGCTGCGCCAGCAGGCGGTCTTGCCCCATCCATCACTGCTGCCCCagctgagaaggaaggagaagcaaagaaagaagaatctGGAGAATCTGATGATGACATGGGCTTTGGTCTTTTTGACTAA